The Ischnura elegans chromosome 10, ioIscEleg1.1, whole genome shotgun sequence genome contains the following window.
AATGATTTTATGGGAAGAGATTTGGCCCCGAGGACTCCTCTCAAatagaaaattcctaaaaaagcaTCTAGCTCCTCTAATGTCACAGACCAATTTTGATCTCCAAGCTTCATTCGAGCTTCTGTTtcggtacaattttttattatcctgagAATTTTTTCGTCTATAATCAGCCTCCAGGCGCTCGAGCAAGTTTCATTTATAAAGCGCTTGGCATGCGCTGTGGGTCCTGCCCTATCCACGAACACATTTTGTCTCGCAAGCCTCCCAGGAAGACCTTCATTTGGGGGCACTACTCTCCACTCACTACCATCTGCGGCATATAGAATAGTACCTATGCCattttctccctccgattctttaCCTCTTGGGAGACACATTTGCGAATCCGTGGTATCTAAAGCTGTCGTCATGACATAACCTCCACGACTCCCACGACTTTTTAGATGTCCTCGTAGGCTCGTTGCTCTCCGAACAGCTCCGATCCCTCGGCGGCCCCTACTTCCTCGAACCGCACGGCCCCTGCTTCCTtctaaaagcttccttttctctgaaaaataatttcaaggaaagaaataaatatctaccagtactatttttagtacatcacattctcatgttatttcaaattacttaccatGCTCAATAGTATTTTTCCTTAGATCTTGCTGAGGGGGTGCACTGCTGTCTTCCAACCTTGTATCGGGGACATCTGAATCCGATTCGGAAGATGGGATGGAATGGTTTGTCAGCAAAAAAGGTTCTTCGTCGCTACTCGAATCACTATCTTCCCCTAAACCACAATCAGAACCCGATTCATTTCCACTTATGTCCTGTAAGGCTGCGAGAAGCTCCTCGTGGGATAATCCTTTCCGAGCCATAGCTAAGAACACGGACAACGAGTGAAGTTCGCTGTCGACAAGTCCACCTTCCAACAGTGCTCGTCTTCGACTGGCTTTTGAAACAAACACTGAATGGTAGGTAGTAGAAATATGAGAACAAATGATGTGAGAAAATGTAATCACCATCACCACGCAGAGACAAAGTTTCAAATCGACGCTCACTAAGCATCAAAAAACTTCGCCAGTCAACACTCCGCCTGCCAAGTAAAAAactatcagatttcaaaatcaacgACGCGGACTTGTGAATGAGTaagcttcaaattgaaggaatagaCACATTGAAAGTATGAACACACTCAACGAatatcaagtttcaattcaaACACCACGGTGACTGATATTTCAAGTAAACATCAGAGAGGAAATGCAAAACAAGCATGTTGATGTGGCTAAGGAGTAAAATATGGACTTTTACGACTTAGAAGGTATAGAGAGATGAGATCGTGTTTCATTAGAGTATTTTCAAACagttcaaaaacacatttatagtataatagctatgatgcaaagaaatgggaacgttgaaaactctatcacagggagggggtcaaatttgacccctccgggctcgaaggtaaaagttaaatttccaaattaaccgttcaaccgttttttatgaaattcaccgtGTTCACGTCTTGTCATAAAAgatgaaaagtcacaaaaattcaattcaatcagaaaaaaattaagaaatcgtcagcaatttaaaaacgccgaggggtcaaatttgaccccttcggccttctagtgttaaaccctttttatgacttttataatacaatggaattgtaatggattttatcggcataaggaggagctggctgttttaataaatgattttaaccctttatgtatatgtctacaagaaacgcattttaaatcgacagacaagggaattttaaagggatatagtgtgactaggtaggatgacttgagtgggcgaagagcccaaggtggtgtagcaatagcggtccgggataccctacacacctcccgtgtgcggctatccaccccattccaggctgtggccgtcaccgtccatgcacccatggaggtaacgctgtgcaacgtgtacctcccggaagatactccggtaaatgacaataaccttcaagccctcatacgtcaattgccgcgaccctatattttattgggtgactttaacgctcatgatcctctgtggggcggcccttctgccaaacgcaacagaaggggacagattttaagcagctttttccgagattttaacctctttttattgaacaattgcgagaggacacgctttaactcctttaacggagaatattcctccattgatttgtgcttatgcacgagcagcatttttacaagactgaaactgtctgtccatacggatctctgtggtagtgaccacttcccgattttaatcaaatctgacgagattaacaatacgaatttcatccgcgagggcaactggattgtccacaaagccgactggtctgtttttaaaaattcttttaatttcacgtacgatgctcttcggggcggaacaaagaacgttgaggtgctaaccgctagcatagtggacgcagcgaaacttagtgtccccttatctaagggcgcaatccgtcgaccagcggtaccatggtggaatgaggaatgcgccgaagctattaagaaacggaaacgtgccctccgtatttttaGTAAGTTCccaactgcctctaatcttgcctcatttcgacgactcagagcaaaggctcgactaattataaaggagtcaaagaaggcctcctggataaattatgtatcctccatcaacaacaggactccactaactcaggtctggaacaaggtgagggctatatcgggagcacggcatgttcacggcgtttcgtgccttgtatttcaaggtgtgacatttcacacaccgaaggagatatgagacgttctcggggaagcgtttgccaagaccagcagcgacgagaactactcagcaaccttcctgtctattagggaacgctccccacacttgaacttcaccgaatcgcacgcagcagccggatacaatgatcttttttcgttatgggaactgaagtccgccatagcggattccaaagacaccgcgccaggagtggacggtgtcctaaacatatttcttcggaatataccggagaacacgttgatggatattctccataccctcaatcaaatttgggtggagggaagcttccctacagcgtggcgggaatccgtagttgtccctatccccaaacaaggaaaggataaaacagacccaaataattataggccaatatccttgaccagttgtctatgcaagaccatggaaagaatggtgaaccgtcggctcgtttggtggttggagcgtcggaaccttctttccaatatccagtgcggtttcaggcgaggtagatccaccacagaccacctcgtgagaaccgaaaattttatccaggaggctttccttctggccgccagcatgtcatagccgtgttcttcgatctggagaaggcgtatgaccgagtctggcgccagaagattctgaatacgttacacgagtggggcctaagaggaaatctcccaatttttatcaaaaattttttagcagaccgtgtttttaaagtaagaataggTAATCATTTATCCGGACCTTTTACACAACATAATGGGGTACCACAAGGCTCTGTACTCAGCGTCAAACTCTTCGCCATCgcgataaatgacgttacagaatGCGTCAGAACACCAGTGATGGGATGGAtaccttttccacaagtcagctttgtccttcacaaaaatcaaaaatctttgacaactgccgcggaataccagcatagcttcaaggaagtaatgcaccgccaccccgacttcattcccgtttacacggacggatcgaagtcggagcgtgcgtgcgggtgtgcagtgatctcgtctcaccatggaaccctcaaggccatgctcagtccgctgtgtagcggctatacggcagaactgttcgccataaagatggctctggatggtattaagtgtagcaacgcgtcctttatggtctgcagcgactccatgagcgccctgcagtccatttccagtttttctcccagtcacccaatcgtccaggaaattcaaaatagactactttcccttgctcggaaaaaagtgaaaatccgttttctgtgggttcctggacatgtgggtattgctggaaatgagaaggccgactcggccgcgaaggcagccagcgaggGCGACGTTGCCgattctgtgctggtaccatttgaagatttgaaggcgacc
Protein-coding sequences here:
- the LOC124166486 gene encoding uncharacterized protein LOC124166486 is translated as MVITFSHIICSHISTTYHSVFVSKASRRRALLEGGLVDSELHSLSVFLAMARKGLSHEELLAALQDISGNESGSDCGLGEDSDSSSDEEPFLLTNHSIPSSESDSDVPDTRLEDSSAPPQQDLRKNTIEHEKRKLLEGSRGRAVRGSRGRRGIGAVRRATSLRGHLKSRGSRGGYVMTTALDTTDSQMCLPRGKESEGENGIGTILYAADGSEWRVVPPNEGLPGRLARQNVFVDRAGPTAHAKRFINETCSSAWRLIIDEKILRIIKNCTETEARMKLGDQNWSVTLEELDAFLGIFYLRGVLGAKSLPIKSLWSVKWGLPLCKAAMSRDRFQEILRFLRFDIKSTRPSRLATDKFALISEVWSNFIGNSQACYIPGPYVTIDEQLFPTKARCPFLQFMSNGPSLNECVQDVNADLECVSEWLQGMGLSINAGKSKSIIIGYPPNGGEKELLCIARRIQGVGDAVSPIRFPGDDTHEVSPRSWDQERFTAVPDAGT